In the genome of Aminivibrio sp., one region contains:
- a CDS encoding DUF6079 family protein codes for MKYGDLIQFEPIESVVQLRDADEAAVARQLVRTYVISGEMAEKLTSLVVPQLQFDQPMDNKGLLVVGNYGTGKSHLMSVISALAENGDLATYLNDKSVAGAAGKISGRFKVVRTEIGATTMSLRDILVAELEEHLAAMGVSYSFPPADKVSNNKRSFEEMMTAFHQEYPDHGLLLVVDELLDYLRTRKDQELILDLNFLREIGEVCKDLRFRFIAGVQEAIFDSPRFSFVADSIRRVKDRFEQILIARKDVKFVVAERLLKKTADQQVKIREYLTPFAK; via the coding sequence ATGAAATACGGGGACCTGATCCAATTCGAGCCTATCGAGTCCGTGGTCCAGCTACGGGACGCCGACGAGGCCGCTGTTGCCCGGCAGCTTGTCCGGACCTATGTCATCTCCGGGGAGATGGCCGAAAAGCTGACCAGTCTGGTCGTTCCTCAGCTTCAGTTCGACCAGCCCATGGACAACAAAGGGCTGCTGGTCGTCGGCAACTACGGCACCGGCAAGTCTCACCTCATGTCCGTGATCTCCGCCCTGGCTGAAAACGGCGATCTTGCAACGTATCTGAACGACAAGAGCGTGGCCGGCGCCGCTGGCAAAATCAGCGGGCGCTTCAAGGTGGTCCGAACCGAGATCGGCGCGACCACCATGTCCCTGCGCGACATCCTCGTGGCCGAATTGGAGGAGCACCTGGCCGCAATGGGCGTGTCTTATTCCTTCCCGCCCGCAGATAAGGTGTCCAACAACAAGCGCTCCTTCGAAGAGATGATGACCGCCTTCCACCAGGAATATCCCGACCACGGTCTGCTCCTGGTGGTGGATGAGCTGCTCGACTACCTGCGGACCCGTAAAGACCAGGAACTCATTCTCGATCTCAACTTCCTGCGCGAGATCGGCGAAGTCTGCAAAGACCTGCGGTTCCGCTTCATCGCCGGCGTCCAGGAAGCCATTTTCGACAGCCCCCGTTTTTCCTTTGTGGCCGACAGCATCCGCCGGGTGAAGGACCGCTTCGAGCAAATCCTCATCGCCCGCAAGGACGTCAAGTTCGTGGTGGCCGAGCGTCTGCTCAAGAAGACCGCCGACCAGCAGGTGAAAATCCGGGAGTACCTGACTCCCTTCGCCAAGTT
- the brxF gene encoding BREX-3 system P-loop-containing protein BrxF, producing MAEPLADRVIQRIGQAADLYYSLVVLVGPAGSGKTAALQDVHERTAAPLVNVNLELSRRMLDLTERRRALRLPRLLAEIVGASAADVILLDNVEILFDVLLKQDPLRLLQGLSRNKTVVAAWSGTIDGEHMVYATPDHPEYKRYPLRDFLAVNLEAVA from the coding sequence ATGGCGGAACCACTCGCCGATAGAGTCATACAAAGAATTGGCCAGGCTGCCGATCTGTACTACAGCCTTGTCGTTCTGGTTGGCCCGGCCGGTTCGGGCAAGACCGCCGCGCTGCAGGATGTTCATGAACGCACCGCGGCTCCTCTGGTCAACGTCAACCTCGAACTTTCCCGGCGCATGCTTGACCTCACCGAACGCCGGCGGGCCTTGCGGTTGCCCCGCCTCCTCGCAGAGATCGTGGGCGCATCCGCAGCCGATGTGATTCTTCTGGACAACGTTGAGATTCTCTTTGATGTCTTGCTCAAGCAGGACCCATTGAGGCTCCTGCAGGGGCTCTCGCGGAACAAGACGGTGGTTGCGGCCTGGAGCGGCACCATCGACGGCGAACACATGGTCTATGCGACGCCGGACCACCCCGAATACAAACGATATCCCTTACGAGATTTCCTGGCAGTGAACCTGGAGGCCGTTGCATGA
- a CDS encoding helix-turn-helix domain-containing protein produces the protein MMEDRWLSVDEISAYLGIKRDTVYKWISERQMPGHKIGRLWKFNKKEVDEWVKSNKADNNEPGSKGDR, from the coding sequence ATGATGGAAGACCGATGGCTCTCCGTAGATGAGATTTCAGCCTATCTCGGCATCAAGCGGGATACGGTCTACAAGTGGATTAGTGAGCGGCAGATGCCGGGCCACAAGATCGGTCGGCTTTGGAAGTTCAACAAGAAAGAAGTGGACGAGTGGGTGAAGTCCAACAAAGCCGACAATAACGAGCCCGGTTCAAAAGGAGATCGCTAA
- the mrtS gene encoding Synerg-CTERM system glutamic-type intramembrane protease MrtS, with the protein MKDVLLFAFFLYFPYGWCALSGKPRESFGLIWTVDRHVLRDVAAVSLLTLLPLTAVSLFFFGDRLFPPALRSVPAAVLSGLAAAVAEETFFRGWVQTMLGYRFPRGWSIVLASALFGLAHLAAPHAPFATLAFFPGLAMGYLRDRHGSVFSAILYHWIGNIWSIWLYPRF; encoded by the coding sequence ATGAAGGACGTGCTGCTCTTCGCTTTTTTTCTCTATTTCCCTTACGGCTGGTGTGCACTGTCCGGGAAACCCAGGGAATCCTTCGGGCTGATCTGGACTGTGGATCGGCATGTCCTTCGAGACGTTGCGGCAGTTTCTCTTCTGACCCTGCTGCCCCTGACGGCCGTCTCCCTTTTCTTTTTCGGGGACCGTCTTTTCCCTCCGGCCCTGCGGTCGGTTCCCGCAGCCGTCCTCTCCGGGCTTGCGGCAGCCGTGGCTGAAGAAACCTTCTTCAGGGGATGGGTTCAGACCATGCTTGGATACCGTTTTCCCAGGGGATGGAGCATTGTCCTGGCATCTGCCCTTTTCGGGCTTGCCCACCTGGCCGCACCCCACGCTCCCTTCGCGACGCTCGCTTTCTTTCCGGGGCTGGCCATGGGCTACCTCCGGGACCGTCACGGATCGGTATTTTCGGCGATTCTCTACCACTGGATCGGCAATATATGGTCCATCTGGCTGTATCCTCGTTTCTGA
- the glmS gene encoding glutamine--fructose-6-phosphate transaminase (isomerizing) — MCGIVGYIGGRNVKDVLIHGMRSLEYRGYDSAGVALMDAPELYIVKGVGKVADLEKILEDHPVSGSQGIGHTRWATHGGVTEVNAHPHSDLSSSLVLVHNGIVENYREIRRELDEEACGDYKSETDTEVVAELLSRLYSAKGCMVEALVELYARLRGSFALVIMAREAPGKIYCLRKGSPLVVGSSRKGETFCASDVPAILPYTQDVVYLDDGDIAVLSAEGILFWNAKGEKQEKTPTHIDWDVTMVDKGGYPHFMLKEINEQGAVLRNSMAKRLTEGTVDLSAELPWTKEDVASWKRLHIVACGTSYYAALVAERFLETITDFDIRVDVASEYRYRNIPLGPDTLALFVSQSGETADTLAAERIAREKGARCLAVTNVVGSTIAREVHDILQLKAGPEIGVAATKTFMGQMAVLYLLAIHLAKMQGKLTPEQEKKYCDELTVLPYKLESVLQRQESLQETAMLYNDARDFLFLGRGISYPVALEGALKLKEISYVHAEAYAAGEMKHGPIALLDPRVPVVVITPKDGLHEKTFSNILEAKARKSPVIAIATEGDDSLDGVVDHIFFVPETLDQFTPFLTVVPLQLFSYFFARFLGCHIDQPRNLAKSVTVE; from the coding sequence ATGTGCGGTATAGTAGGGTATATCGGCGGAAGGAACGTCAAGGACGTTCTGATACATGGGATGCGGAGTCTTGAATACAGAGGGTACGACTCGGCGGGGGTCGCCCTCATGGATGCCCCGGAGCTTTACATCGTCAAAGGTGTTGGGAAGGTCGCAGACCTCGAGAAAATTCTGGAGGACCACCCCGTTAGCGGAAGTCAGGGCATCGGGCACACCCGGTGGGCCACCCACGGCGGAGTAACGGAAGTAAACGCCCATCCCCATTCTGACCTCTCCTCGAGCCTCGTGCTCGTCCATAACGGAATAGTGGAAAACTACCGTGAGATCCGCAGGGAACTGGATGAGGAAGCCTGCGGCGACTACAAGTCCGAGACGGACACCGAAGTGGTGGCCGAGCTGCTTTCGAGGCTCTACAGCGCCAAGGGCTGCATGGTTGAGGCCCTCGTGGAACTCTATGCCCGGCTGCGCGGGTCCTTTGCCCTCGTGATCATGGCCAGGGAAGCCCCGGGAAAAATTTACTGCCTCAGAAAAGGATCTCCCCTCGTCGTCGGGTCTTCCCGGAAAGGTGAAACTTTCTGCGCATCCGATGTTCCGGCCATCCTTCCCTACACCCAGGACGTGGTCTACCTTGACGACGGTGATATCGCCGTGCTTTCGGCCGAAGGCATTCTCTTCTGGAACGCAAAGGGTGAGAAGCAGGAAAAAACCCCGACCCATATCGACTGGGACGTCACAATGGTCGACAAGGGAGGGTACCCCCATTTCATGCTCAAGGAGATAAACGAGCAGGGGGCGGTCCTCCGAAACTCCATGGCCAAAAGGCTGACGGAAGGAACGGTGGATCTCTCTGCCGAGCTTCCCTGGACGAAGGAGGACGTGGCCTCCTGGAAGAGGCTCCATATCGTCGCCTGCGGAACCTCCTATTACGCCGCCCTCGTGGCGGAGCGTTTTCTCGAAACCATCACCGACTTCGACATTAGGGTGGACGTGGCGTCCGAATACCGCTACAGAAACATTCCCCTGGGTCCTGACACCCTCGCGTTGTTCGTCTCCCAGTCGGGAGAGACGGCAGACACTCTCGCGGCGGAACGGATCGCCCGGGAGAAGGGAGCCCGCTGCCTTGCCGTTACCAATGTGGTGGGCTCCACCATCGCCAGGGAGGTCCACGACATTCTGCAGCTCAAGGCAGGGCCAGAAATCGGGGTTGCGGCGACCAAGACATTTATGGGCCAGATGGCCGTCCTCTACCTCCTGGCCATCCACCTGGCGAAGATGCAGGGTAAGCTGACTCCCGAACAGGAAAAAAAATACTGCGATGAGCTCACAGTGCTTCCCTACAAGCTCGAGTCCGTGCTCCAGCGGCAAGAGAGCCTCCAGGAGACGGCCATGCTCTACAACGACGCTCGGGATTTTCTCTTCCTCGGGAGAGGCATCTCCTACCCGGTGGCCCTCGAAGGAGCCCTGAAGCTCAAAGAGATTTCCTACGTCCACGCCGAGGCCTACGCGGCCGGGGAAATGAAACACGGCCCCATAGCCCTTCTGGACCCCAGGGTCCCGGTGGTGGTCATCACTCCGAAGGACGGGCTTCACGAAAAGACCTTCTCCAATATCCTGGAGGCCAAGGCGAGGAAATCTCCGGTCATTGCCATCGCCACCGAAGGTGATGATTCCCTGGACGGGGTCGTTGACCACATTTTCTTCGTCCCTGAGACCCTGGACCAGTTCACCCCGTTCCTCACTGTGGTTCCCCTGCAGCTCTTCTCCTACTTCTTCGCCAGGTTCCTGGGCTGTCACATCGACCAGCCGCGGAACCTCGCAAAGAGCGTCACGGTAGAATAA
- the galU gene encoding UTP--glucose-1-phosphate uridylyltransferase GalU: protein MPSSIKKCLFPVAGLGTRFLPATKEIAKEMLPLVDRPIIAYGVEEAIAAGCREMVMITGRSKKSIEDYFDRSFELEEMLKARNKRTLYDEVISLSELADFIYLRQHRPLGLGHAVLCGEPVCRNEYFGVILPDDVMIACPSVLAQLIAVHEERGGNVVALEEVSAEETSRYGVVRAEEAAPGIFAVRDMVEKPAPGTAPSNLAVMGRYVLSPSIFPILTGQQAGAGGEIQLTDAIRTLLSREPVWGVVYRGRRFDCGTQPGWLSANIQFAMINPDLREVVLRAVAQMEQM, encoded by the coding sequence ATGCCCTCATCCATTAAAAAATGCCTCTTTCCCGTGGCCGGCCTGGGAACCCGCTTTCTGCCGGCAACCAAGGAAATTGCCAAGGAAATGCTCCCCCTGGTGGACCGGCCCATCATCGCCTATGGCGTTGAGGAGGCTATCGCGGCAGGGTGCCGCGAGATGGTCATGATCACCGGCAGGTCCAAAAAGTCAATAGAAGACTATTTTGACCGCTCTTTCGAGCTCGAGGAAATGCTCAAGGCCAGAAACAAGAGAACCCTCTACGACGAGGTGATCTCTCTCTCGGAGTTGGCGGATTTCATTTACCTCAGGCAGCACCGCCCCCTGGGCCTCGGCCACGCGGTTCTCTGCGGCGAGCCTGTGTGCCGGAACGAGTATTTCGGCGTCATTCTTCCCGATGATGTCATGATCGCGTGCCCCTCGGTTCTCGCCCAGCTCATCGCCGTTCATGAGGAGCGGGGAGGCAACGTCGTCGCCCTGGAGGAAGTCTCTGCTGAAGAAACGTCCCGGTACGGGGTGGTCAGAGCGGAAGAAGCGGCTCCCGGAATTTTCGCCGTCCGGGATATGGTGGAGAAGCCGGCTCCCGGAACGGCTCCGAGCAACCTTGCCGTCATGGGCCGGTACGTTCTCTCGCCGTCGATTTTTCCCATCCTGACCGGTCAGCAGGCAGGGGCGGGGGGAGAGATACAGCTCACCGACGCCATACGAACCCTACTTTCCAGGGAACCCGTCTGGGGCGTAGTTTATCGCGGCAGGCGGTTTGACTGCGGCACCCAGCCGGGGTGGCTGTCGGCCAACATCCAGTTTGCCATGATCAATCCGGATCTGAGGGAGGTGGTGCTCAGGGCTGTAGCGCAAATGGAGCAGATGTAA
- the glmM gene encoding phosphoglucosamine mutase, protein MTSNPERVRCLFGTDGVRDVANRGDMTPEMALRLGRSYILFLTERGVPRPRIAVGRDTRRSGQMLEAALAAGMTSAGAEVFLLGVIPTPGVSFAVKKTGMHGGAVISASHNPAEYNGIKFLDGEGYKLSDEMEAAIEEYMGDNLTDDWRPTGASVGVMRHTPELVGEYGDWLASLWGRELPFPAEGAVDCAHGAASFVAPSLLEKLGGRWTVVGNEPDGLNINEGVGVMKMSHICGLVKEKGLPVGIAYDGDADRVLLSDSRGRLLDGDIILWILGRWLASAGCLGSGVVATLMSNMALEEHLGRENLKVHRCRVGDRYVMETMNATGSRLGGEQSGHVIISSVVNTGDGICTGLYFLKACLSLGEDIDTLADRFSPYPQILRNVEISREKQVNGDFIKELSSDMESLLGGAGRILIRPSGTEPLMRILVEARDRKLMEEVADMLVNAIREKCR, encoded by the coding sequence ATGACGAGCAACCCCGAAAGAGTGCGCTGCCTTTTCGGAACCGACGGCGTCCGGGATGTCGCCAACAGGGGAGACATGACTCCGGAAATGGCCCTGCGTCTCGGGCGTTCCTACATTCTCTTCCTCACTGAAAGGGGTGTTCCGAGGCCCCGGATTGCCGTTGGAAGGGATACGAGGCGGTCGGGGCAGATGCTGGAGGCCGCCCTTGCCGCCGGCATGACCTCCGCAGGGGCGGAAGTGTTCCTCCTCGGAGTGATACCGACCCCCGGCGTCAGCTTTGCCGTCAAAAAAACGGGTATGCACGGCGGCGCGGTAATCAGCGCATCCCACAATCCTGCGGAGTATAACGGAATCAAATTTCTCGACGGTGAAGGCTACAAGCTCTCCGATGAAATGGAGGCGGCCATCGAGGAATATATGGGAGACAACCTTACCGACGATTGGCGCCCCACCGGCGCATCGGTGGGCGTAATGAGGCACACTCCCGAACTTGTCGGAGAATACGGTGACTGGCTCGCCTCCCTCTGGGGCCGCGAGCTGCCTTTTCCGGCGGAAGGCGCGGTGGACTGCGCCCACGGCGCCGCATCCTTCGTTGCCCCCTCCCTCCTGGAGAAACTCGGCGGCAGGTGGACCGTGGTGGGAAACGAGCCTGACGGGCTGAACATCAACGAGGGCGTGGGCGTGATGAAGATGTCCCATATATGCGGCCTCGTTAAGGAGAAAGGGCTCCCCGTGGGAATAGCCTACGACGGAGACGCCGACCGGGTCCTCCTGTCGGACAGCAGGGGACGGCTCCTTGACGGTGACATCATACTGTGGATTCTCGGCCGGTGGCTCGCCTCGGCGGGATGCCTCGGCTCGGGAGTCGTGGCGACGTTGATGAGCAACATGGCCCTGGAGGAACACCTCGGAAGGGAGAACCTGAAGGTCCACCGGTGCCGGGTGGGGGACAGGTACGTCATGGAGACCATGAATGCCACGGGATCCCGCCTGGGAGGAGAACAGTCAGGCCACGTGATCATCTCCTCGGTTGTCAACACCGGGGACGGCATCTGTACGGGGCTCTATTTCCTCAAGGCATGCCTCTCCCTGGGCGAGGATATCGACACCCTAGCCGACAGATTTTCTCCCTACCCCCAGATTCTCAGGAACGTTGAGATTTCGAGGGAGAAACAAGTGAACGGCGATTTCATAAAGGAACTTTCTTCCGACATGGAGTCCCTGCTGGGAGGAGCCGGTCGCATTCTCATCCGGCCGTCCGGCACTGAGCCCCTCATGAGAATTCTCGTGGAAGCCAGGGACAGAAAACTCATGGAAGAAGTTGCGGACATGCTCGTGAACGCTATTCGTGAGAAATGCAGATAA
- a CDS encoding CdaR family protein gives MAETPKTDDIISSPMFLRVMAVLIALAFWFYASGSRTTETTRSLSVPLEYLNVPPQTTLKGPVKEVEVVLSGSPGVLSSLTPEAVVCEVDARGLGVGKYRLAVRAIAPKDVKLVDVVPTHVDIELLRYIDRLIPVEVVVDKGLPPGLYLDMVEIVPKDISVKGSEKDLAKIGSARITPSLEDLKAGGELSLPVEIVKSEEFEDEVTFEPKRVKFSAVLAEGVPKKNVPVNARIIGKPMEDFRLKAVVVEPAVVTVEGPLAKLDRVTKVDTETIDLTDIAKEQNMVIPLREPEDPLVKIVGATSVRVNVLLTPFTVTRLLSRVTVEVEGKSVYPKWKVEPASVDITVEGVPSEVNSLDEKELLIQPFVNVTNVVSRRLTVPVRVRNRTEGKLKVLRVEPSNVTVIADVP, from the coding sequence ATGGCCGAAACACCGAAAACAGATGATATAATATCCTCTCCCATGTTCCTTCGTGTAATGGCCGTGCTCATTGCTCTGGCTTTCTGGTTTTACGCTTCGGGAAGCAGAACTACCGAAACGACGAGAAGTCTGTCCGTCCCTCTCGAATACCTCAACGTCCCCCCCCAGACAACCCTGAAGGGGCCTGTGAAAGAGGTAGAGGTGGTTCTTTCCGGTTCTCCGGGCGTACTCTCGTCCCTGACGCCGGAAGCGGTGGTCTGCGAGGTGGACGCCAGGGGGCTCGGTGTGGGAAAATACAGGCTGGCAGTGCGGGCCATCGCCCCCAAGGACGTGAAACTGGTGGACGTGGTTCCGACCCATGTCGATATTGAACTTCTCCGGTACATTGACAGACTCATCCCCGTGGAAGTTGTCGTTGACAAAGGTCTGCCCCCCGGACTCTATCTCGACATGGTGGAGATCGTTCCCAAGGATATAAGCGTGAAAGGGAGCGAGAAGGATCTTGCGAAGATCGGTTCCGCCAGGATCACTCCCTCTCTCGAGGACCTCAAGGCGGGAGGGGAGCTTTCTTTGCCCGTGGAAATAGTCAAATCCGAAGAATTCGAGGACGAAGTGACCTTTGAGCCGAAGCGGGTGAAATTCAGCGCCGTCCTTGCGGAAGGCGTGCCGAAGAAGAACGTTCCTGTGAATGCCCGGATCATCGGCAAACCCATGGAAGACTTCCGTCTCAAGGCCGTTGTTGTGGAGCCCGCAGTGGTCACCGTGGAAGGCCCCCTGGCGAAGCTTGACCGGGTGACGAAGGTGGATACCGAAACCATTGACCTCACCGACATCGCAAAAGAACAGAACATGGTCATCCCTCTCAGGGAGCCGGAAGACCCGCTGGTGAAGATCGTCGGGGCCACTTCCGTGAGGGTGAATGTTCTTTTGACGCCCTTTACCGTGACCCGTCTTCTGTCCCGGGTGACCGTGGAAGTGGAGGGAAAGAGCGTCTATCCCAAGTGGAAAGTTGAGCCTGCCTCGGTGGACATCACCGTGGAAGGAGTCCCTTCGGAAGTCAATTCCCTGGATGAAAAGGAACTCCTCATTCAGCCCTTTGTCAACGTGACCAACGTCGTTTCCCGTCGTTTGACCGTTCCCGTGCGGGTCCGGAACAGGACCGAAGGGAAGCTGAAGGTCCTCAGGGTCGAACCTTCGAATGTTACGGTCATTGCAGACGTACCGTGA
- the cdaA gene encoding diadenylate cyclase CdaA encodes MLDFFRWQDAIDIVLISIIVHRLLLLIVGTRAMQLVKGLLIMGALAEAARIFDLRTLSWFLGKVLGVLVIAIPIVFQPELRKMLEELGRGGRLWQRKKTGKKAELLSHEVARAISYLKGQKIGALIVLERNTGLKDFWRTAIKLNADVTQELLISIFWEGNPLHDGAVIIDRDIIVAASCYLPLTENSDLSRWIGTRHRAALGVTEVSDAIALVVSEERGEVSLAINGHLSKNLKEAQVQKLLLHYFGGEDEENKSLLDRLQEDIRTLWT; translated from the coding sequence ATGCTTGATTTTTTCCGGTGGCAGGACGCCATCGACATTGTACTCATTTCCATAATCGTCCACAGACTGCTTCTGCTGATCGTAGGCACAAGGGCGATGCAGCTGGTGAAAGGGCTTCTCATCATGGGGGCCCTTGCTGAGGCTGCTCGGATATTCGACCTTCGAACCCTCTCGTGGTTTCTTGGGAAGGTTCTGGGGGTGCTGGTCATCGCCATTCCCATTGTCTTCCAGCCCGAGCTGCGGAAAATGCTCGAGGAGCTGGGAAGGGGCGGAAGACTGTGGCAGAGGAAAAAAACCGGAAAAAAAGCAGAACTCTTGAGTCATGAAGTCGCCAGGGCCATCAGCTATCTCAAGGGGCAGAAAATCGGAGCCCTCATCGTCCTTGAACGAAACACAGGCCTGAAGGATTTCTGGAGAACGGCCATCAAGCTGAACGCCGATGTCACCCAGGAACTCCTGATCTCCATATTCTGGGAGGGGAACCCTCTCCACGACGGGGCCGTCATCATTGACAGGGACATCATCGTCGCTGCAAGCTGCTACCTGCCCCTCACCGAGAATTCAGACCTTTCACGGTGGATAGGTACCCGTCACAGGGCCGCTCTCGGAGTCACCGAGGTTTCCGATGCCATCGCCCTGGTGGTGTCCGAGGAAAGAGGGGAAGTATCCCTGGCCATTAACGGCCATCTTTCCAAAAACCTCAAGGAGGCCCAGGTGCAGAAACTGCTGCTCCATTATTTCGGCGGCGAGGACGAGGAGAACAAATCGCTGCTCGACAGGCTGCAGGAGGACATCAGGACCCTCTGGACCTGA
- a CDS encoding alanine/ornithine racemase family PLP-dependent enzyme encodes MTALWPRLVVNAKAIEENARRVVQKCAGAGISVSGVTKGMCANEDVARAMVAGGCSELADSRVGNLATLKAMNTGLPLLLLRIPMLSELSLVVSRADCSLVSTAETVDGLEKACAASGLSHEVIVMIDLGDLREGVWMDDTGRIAEALKRSRRIRCRGVGVNFGCYGGTLPTPEKLRQLMRIGKELGREIGYPLSVFSGGSTSSLLLLERGEMPPGINSLRIGEGILLGEDVTSMRSIPWLRRRTMWLEAELVEVRKKPSVPVGPFGADAFGGKPVFDDRGTRMRAIAAVGRQDVRIEGLVPELEGVSILGASSDHLILDVEDVAEPLVQGDKLKFFPDYGAMLALATSPYVPFEVVV; translated from the coding sequence ATGACCGCACTTTGGCCCCGTCTCGTCGTAAACGCGAAGGCGATAGAAGAAAACGCCCGCAGGGTCGTGCAGAAATGCGCCGGGGCGGGAATATCCGTCTCCGGAGTCACCAAGGGAATGTGCGCCAACGAGGACGTCGCCCGGGCCATGGTGGCGGGAGGGTGTTCCGAGCTTGCCGACAGCCGGGTGGGCAACCTGGCAACTCTGAAGGCCATGAACACCGGCTTGCCCCTTCTCCTCCTCCGAATCCCCATGCTCAGCGAACTGTCCCTGGTCGTCTCCCGGGCCGACTGTTCCCTTGTCAGCACCGCCGAAACGGTGGATGGGCTGGAGAAAGCCTGCGCCGCTTCGGGGCTGAGCCACGAAGTGATCGTCATGATCGACCTGGGAGACCTGAGGGAAGGGGTGTGGATGGACGATACGGGCAGAATCGCGGAAGCCCTGAAGCGGTCCCGAAGAATCCGCTGCAGGGGGGTGGGCGTCAATTTCGGATGCTACGGAGGCACTCTGCCGACCCCGGAAAAGCTTCGGCAGCTGATGCGCATAGGAAAGGAGCTTGGACGGGAGATCGGATACCCCCTTTCCGTCTTCTCCGGAGGGTCCACATCCTCCCTCCTGCTCCTGGAGCGGGGAGAAATGCCCCCGGGCATAAACAGCCTGAGGATCGGAGAGGGCATTCTTCTCGGCGAGGATGTGACGTCCATGAGGTCAATTCCCTGGCTCCGCCGGAGGACCATGTGGCTCGAGGCCGAACTGGTGGAGGTGCGGAAGAAACCGTCGGTTCCCGTGGGACCATTTGGGGCCGATGCCTTCGGGGGCAAACCGGTTTTCGATGACCGGGGAACCCGCATGCGGGCCATCGCAGCCGTGGGAAGGCAGGATGTCAGGATTGAAGGGCTTGTTCCCGAGCTTGAGGGAGTTTCCATCCTTGGTGCGTCCAGCGACCACCTGATCCTTGACGTAGAAGACGTCGCAGAGCCCCTCGTCCAGGGAGACAAGCTGAAGTTTTTTCCCGATTACGGGGCCATGCTCGCCCTGGCGACTTCCCCCTATGTTCCTTTTGAAGTAGTGGTATAG
- a CDS encoding deoxyribonuclease IV, with protein MPPIGAHVSIAGGLEQAFTRGEDLSCEVIQIFTKNQLQWRSAPISQGRAERFLRAWSGSSVRDVVVHASYLINLAATDATGEKSAVALEDEIERCDILGIEDLVVHPGSSRGNLPEESLDLVARRLGTVLGRTSHKRVNILLETMSGQGNHLGADFRDFRRIFEALDWDPRLGLCLDTCHMFAAGHDFRTEPAYRRLIGQIDSAVGVERVRCWHFNDSVHPLGRRLDRHAHIGEGELGYTPFSVILGDPLWEQVPCILETPQTGAGYGGDITLLRKLRGR; from the coding sequence ATGCCCCCCATCGGAGCCCATGTTTCCATCGCCGGAGGGCTTGAGCAGGCCTTTACCAGGGGGGAGGATCTCTCCTGCGAGGTCATACAGATTTTCACAAAGAACCAGCTCCAGTGGAGGAGCGCCCCAATCTCCCAGGGGAGGGCCGAGCGTTTTCTCAGGGCGTGGAGCGGCAGTTCGGTCAGGGACGTGGTAGTCCATGCCTCCTATCTCATAAATCTGGCAGCCACCGACGCTACGGGCGAGAAAAGCGCCGTCGCCCTGGAGGACGAAATAGAGCGGTGCGACATTCTCGGTATCGAAGACCTGGTGGTCCACCCCGGATCCTCCAGGGGCAACCTGCCGGAGGAATCGCTCGACCTTGTGGCCAGGCGACTGGGAACGGTTCTCGGCAGGACATCCCACAAGAGAGTGAACATCCTGCTGGAAACCATGTCGGGCCAGGGAAACCATCTCGGAGCCGATTTCCGGGACTTCCGCCGGATATTCGAGGCGCTTGACTGGGATCCCAGACTTGGTCTTTGTCTCGACACCTGTCACATGTTCGCCGCAGGCCATGATTTCAGGACCGAGCCCGCCTACCGCCGGCTGATAGGGCAGATCGATTCGGCGGTGGGAGTGGAAAGAGTCCGCTGCTGGCATTTCAACGACAGCGTCCATCCCCTTGGCAGAAGGCTTGACCGCCATGCCCACATCGGAGAAGGTGAACTGGGATATACCCCTTTTTCCGTGATTCTCGGGGACCCCCTGTGGGAACAGGTCCCCTGCATTCTTGAAACTCCCCAGACCGGCGCAGGGTACGGTGGGGACATTACCCTTCTGCGAAAACTGAGAGGAAGATAA